The following are from one region of the Paenibacillus sp. JZ16 genome:
- a CDS encoding GerAB/ArcD/ProY family transporter gives MPVVKISLRQVSILTALYTIGSAILIVPSSMASIAKQDAWIACLVGTGLGFIILALQLQLFKKYPETNLMQLSEKLFGKWIGKTINLLFLLTLFLGGPATVLHEIGIFMTIQMLPETPIQAIIFLFGALVVLGVRLGLEVLARSAEMLFPWFLLLFLSMSLLLLSEIKWENAMPILESGINPFFPAAVSFVSITFLPNVVLMIIYPGAVNRPSETYKAVYIGSLFGAMVLFTIIALTILVLGPDITARNLYPSYMLAKKINIGNFLQRIEAVMAVMWFITLFYRISLFFYAIAIGVSQIFNIKNYQPLVVPLGWILAAVSVFIYPNVPFKLVWDTKTWIPYTITIGFILPLLLFGMHGLRKIGSKKNKKSSKSA, from the coding sequence ATGCCCGTAGTCAAAATTTCACTGCGTCAGGTCAGCATATTAACTGCCTTGTATACGATCGGAAGCGCTATTCTTATCGTTCCTTCGAGTATGGCTTCCATTGCTAAGCAAGATGCATGGATTGCCTGCTTGGTCGGTACCGGCCTCGGATTCATCATTCTGGCGCTGCAGCTGCAATTGTTCAAAAAATATCCGGAAACGAATTTAATGCAGTTGTCCGAGAAGCTTTTTGGAAAATGGATCGGCAAAACGATAAACCTTCTCTTCCTGCTTACGTTGTTCCTAGGCGGTCCCGCTACGGTGTTACATGAGATCGGTATTTTCATGACGATCCAGATGCTGCCGGAAACTCCGATTCAGGCGATCATCTTCCTATTTGGGGCCCTGGTTGTGCTTGGGGTGCGTTTAGGCCTTGAGGTGCTGGCTCGTTCAGCGGAAATGCTCTTTCCATGGTTTCTTCTTCTGTTTCTATCCATGAGTTTATTATTATTGTCAGAGATTAAATGGGAGAATGCTATGCCGATTTTGGAATCGGGGATTAACCCCTTCTTTCCAGCCGCCGTCTCTTTCGTTAGCATTACTTTTCTGCCGAATGTCGTGTTGATGATCATCTACCCGGGGGCCGTCAACCGACCGTCAGAAACATACAAAGCCGTTTATATCGGCAGTTTATTCGGAGCGATGGTGTTGTTTACGATTATTGCCTTAACGATCTTGGTACTGGGTCCAGACATAACAGCAAGAAACCTGTATCCAAGTTATATGCTGGCAAAAAAAATCAATATCGGCAATTTTCTTCAGCGGATTGAGGCGGTCATGGCCGTGATGTGGTTTATCACTTTATTTTATCGAATTTCCTTGTTTTTCTATGCCATAGCGATTGGGGTAAGCCAAATATTTAATATTAAAAACTATCAGCCTCTGGTCGTTCCGCTCGGTTGGATTCTGGCCGCGGTTTCCGTCTTCATCTATCCCAATGTTCCATTCAAGTTGGTATGGGATACTAAGACCTGGATTCCGTATACGATTACCATCGGATTTATACTCCCGCTTTTGTTGTTCGGCATGCACGGATTGCGTAAAATTGGTTCCAAAAAAAACAAAAAGTCCTCGAAATCCGCCTAA
- a CDS encoding Gfo/Idh/MocA family protein, with amino-acid sequence MSKVYRIGIIGCGGIANGKHLPSLSRLNNVELVAFCDIVLDRAEAAASKYGIEEAKVYSDYKELLQDQSIDIIHVLTPNDSHAEISIASLEAGKHVMCEKPMAKTAADAKRMMETAERTGKKLTIGYNNRFREDSLYLKQVCEAGELGNIYFAKAHAVRRRAVPTWGVFLDEEKQGGGPLIDIGTHALDLTLWMMDNYKPKIVLGTTYHELSSKENAANAWGPWDPEKFTVEDSAFGMIVMENGATIMLESSWALNTLDIDEAKCTLSGSEGGADMKNGLRINGEKFSRLYTNEIELNSGGVAFYDGKKEQAPDVEMRRWIEAIDQDKDPVVTPEQAYVVSRILEALYESAKLGKAVYLD; translated from the coding sequence ATGTCTAAGGTGTATCGAATTGGAATTATCGGCTGTGGCGGTATCGCAAACGGGAAGCATCTGCCGAGTTTAAGCAGATTGAACAACGTGGAGCTTGTGGCATTCTGTGATATCGTCCTTGATCGGGCAGAAGCTGCTGCTAGCAAGTACGGGATTGAGGAAGCTAAAGTGTATAGCGACTATAAAGAGCTGCTGCAGGATCAAAGCATCGATATCATTCATGTTCTGACGCCTAATGACTCGCATGCTGAAATTTCCATTGCGTCCCTTGAAGCAGGTAAGCATGTAATGTGCGAGAAACCGATGGCAAAAACCGCTGCGGATGCCAAGCGGATGATGGAAACCGCAGAGCGCACAGGCAAGAAATTGACGATCGGATACAATAACCGATTCCGTGAAGACAGTCTTTACCTGAAACAAGTATGCGAAGCCGGTGAGCTCGGAAATATTTATTTTGCCAAGGCTCATGCCGTACGGAGAAGAGCGGTTCCAACTTGGGGCGTGTTTTTGGATGAGGAAAAACAAGGCGGCGGGCCGCTTATCGATATCGGTACGCATGCTCTCGATTTGACCCTCTGGATGATGGATAATTACAAACCGAAGATCGTCCTCGGTACCACTTACCATGAATTGTCTAGCAAGGAGAACGCGGCAAATGCTTGGGGGCCATGGGATCCGGAAAAATTCACCGTTGAGGATTCCGCATTCGGTATGATTGTAATGGAGAATGGCGCGACCATCATGCTGGAATCCAGCTGGGCGCTCAATACGCTGGATATCGATGAAGCTAAATGTACGCTGAGCGGTTCGGAAGGCGGAGCCGACATGAAGAACGGTCTTCGCATCAACGGCGAGAAATTCAGTCGTCTGTACACCAACGAGATCGAATTGAATTCCGGCGGAGTGGCGTTCTATGACGGGAAGAAGGAGCAGGCTCCGGATGTTGAGATGAGAAGATGGATCGAGGCGATCGATCAGGATAAGGATCCTGTCGTAACCCCGGAACAAGCTTATGTCGTATCTCGAATTTTGGAAGCTCTCTACGAATCCGCAAAACTCGGCAAAGCCGTTTACCTGGACTAA
- a CDS encoding N-acetylglucosamine kinase — translation MKHEVVIGIDGGGSQTRVMVSDLYGNILSYAVGGASSIHKDRNAHKNVQQTIRMALTMAGCRLDQVKGLYAGIAGYESDQDMEWVTRLTAIEGLGCPKWYVNDSVVAHTGAFMGNPGIVVVSGTGSMILGITEREIPIKNVDFHHYAASAARFLSYDAVYQMLAGNIHPSDESLVRQIQTYWGVENRDQLRMLALSGFIEDPQERDKKFGEMAPLITTAAEAGSPLARSVCDEGMKQIMVGVEIIGSFFKSDHVSVTGIGSVVNCAYMKSKLINSLQSGINKQYEFQNPQLSAAAGAVLMAFRSLGLQVDSQRVESMRRHPHATW, via the coding sequence GTGAAGCATGAGGTCGTGATCGGAATCGATGGAGGTGGATCGCAAACACGCGTCATGGTCAGCGATTTGTATGGAAATATTCTCTCCTATGCCGTTGGTGGAGCCTCCTCGATACATAAAGACAGGAATGCACATAAGAATGTTCAGCAAACCATACGCATGGCACTTACCATGGCAGGCTGCAGATTGGATCAAGTCAAGGGTCTGTATGCGGGAATAGCGGGTTACGAGTCGGATCAAGACATGGAGTGGGTAACTCGTTTAACCGCGATCGAAGGACTCGGTTGCCCGAAATGGTACGTGAACGATTCTGTTGTCGCGCACACAGGTGCATTCATGGGGAATCCAGGAATCGTTGTTGTGTCGGGGACGGGATCCATGATTCTGGGAATAACCGAGCGAGAGATTCCTATCAAAAATGTGGATTTTCACCATTACGCCGCCAGCGCAGCGAGATTTCTATCTTATGATGCTGTGTATCAGATGTTGGCCGGGAATATTCATCCATCCGATGAATCGTTGGTCCGTCAAATCCAAACCTATTGGGGAGTCGAAAATAGGGACCAGCTTCGAATGTTGGCGTTATCGGGCTTTATAGAAGATCCACAAGAGCGGGACAAGAAGTTCGGGGAGATGGCTCCACTTATCACGACAGCAGCTGAAGCTGGAAGCCCATTAGCTCGGAGCGTATGCGATGAAGGCATGAAACAAATCATGGTAGGTGTTGAGATTATAGGTTCATTTTTTAAGTCGGATCATGTATCGGTAACCGGCATCGGGAGTGTCGTAAACTGCGCTTATATGAAATCTAAGCTGATAAACAGCTTGCAATCTGGCATCAACAAGCAATATGAATTTCAGAACCCTCAATTATCGGCGGCTGCCGGCGCCGTGCTTATGGCATTTCGCAGTTTGGGTCTGCAGGTGGATTCCCAAAGGGTTGAATCCATGCGCAGGCACCCTCATGCTACATGGTAG
- a CDS encoding spore germination protein, with protein MRYRRRTGHPINNRIKDTLPANTSITDPDALSPDIQSNLNHIRAALGNSTDIVIREIPLDEEEIHYIAIVYTDGLADQKIISESIMMVVADIAKSRVREDSEHSKPFDGQKILEQISLVNNEIQSITDYKKLFHSLLSGDTIFLVDGLNRGIAAGTRGWKDRGVMETSAENVVRGPRESFSESLRTNTALIRRKIKDPQLWMETQQIGRVTQTDVAMMYINGIANEKIVGEVRTRLGRIDVDSILESGYIEELIQDKTLTPFPTVYNTERPDVVASELLEGKIAIIVDGTPFVLIVPALFVSFLHAAEDYYQRADISSFLRLLRYLSIFISLLGPSLYVAITTFHHEMLPTRLLFGLAGQREQIPFPAFVEAVLMEVTFEILREAGVRLPKNIGSAISIVGTLVIGQAAVEAGIISPAMVIVVAITAISSFVVPSFNMSIAFRMLRFPLMALAGSFGLFGILVGIIALILHLCSLRSFGVPYMSPFAPLIPEGQKDTILRLPHWMLLSRPRLMNQNNQKRRKSTPPQKSRE; from the coding sequence ATGCGGTATCGAAGAAGAACCGGCCATCCCATCAATAACCGCATCAAAGATACCCTACCGGCTAACACATCGATTACAGATCCCGATGCCTTAAGCCCGGATATACAAAGCAATCTAAACCATATCAGAGCAGCCCTTGGCAACAGCACCGATATCGTGATCAGGGAAATTCCGCTGGATGAAGAGGAGATACACTATATCGCTATCGTTTATACGGACGGTTTGGCGGATCAAAAGATCATCTCGGAATCCATCATGATGGTTGTAGCAGATATTGCGAAATCCCGGGTCAGGGAAGATTCGGAACATTCGAAACCATTCGACGGGCAAAAGATATTAGAACAAATTTCCCTCGTCAATAATGAGATTCAGTCTATTACCGATTATAAAAAGTTGTTCCATTCCTTATTGTCGGGAGACACCATTTTTCTGGTAGATGGATTGAATCGAGGCATCGCGGCAGGTACACGCGGTTGGAAGGACCGCGGGGTCATGGAAACATCGGCGGAGAATGTCGTCCGCGGCCCGCGCGAGTCCTTTTCGGAGTCGCTGCGTACGAATACAGCCTTGATTCGCCGGAAAATCAAGGATCCTCAACTGTGGATGGAAACGCAACAGATCGGTCGAGTGACGCAGACGGATGTCGCCATGATGTACATTAATGGCATTGCAAACGAAAAAATTGTCGGGGAAGTCCGGACCCGGCTTGGACGAATCGATGTGGACAGCATCTTGGAGAGCGGCTATATCGAGGAGTTGATCCAGGATAAGACGTTAACTCCTTTTCCTACCGTTTATAATACCGAACGTCCGGATGTGGTTGCGTCCGAGCTGCTGGAAGGAAAAATTGCGATTATCGTGGACGGGACTCCGTTTGTTCTGATTGTTCCGGCTCTCTTTGTCTCTTTCTTGCATGCTGCGGAGGATTACTATCAGCGCGCGGATATCAGCTCTTTCCTGCGCTTGCTGCGCTACCTGAGCATATTTATTTCTTTGCTTGGACCTTCCCTCTATGTTGCCATAACCACCTTTCATCACGAAATGCTGCCGACAAGGCTCCTGTTCGGACTGGCTGGGCAGCGTGAGCAGATCCCGTTTCCTGCCTTTGTCGAGGCGGTCCTTATGGAGGTTACCTTCGAGATCCTTCGGGAGGCAGGCGTGCGGCTGCCCAAAAATATCGGATCGGCGATTTCCATCGTAGGCACATTGGTGATTGGGCAAGCCGCTGTTGAAGCGGGGATCATTTCGCCCGCCATGGTCATCGTGGTTGCGATCACGGCAATTTCAAGCTTCGTCGTTCCATCCTTTAATATGTCCATTGCTTTTCGGATGCTCCGGTTTCCGTTAATGGCTCTTGCCGGATCCTTTGGCCTGTTCGGCATCTTAGTGGGGATCATCGCCCTAATTCTCCATTTGTGCAGCCTACGCTCGTTCGGCGTTCCGTACATGTCACCTTTCGCGCCGTTAATTCCGGAGGGGCAAAAAGATACGATATTGCGGCTCCCGCATTGGATGCTGCTGAGTCGCCCCCGACTGATGAATCAGAACAACCAAAAGCGCAGAAAAAGCACACCACCCCAAAAATCGCGGGAATAG
- a CDS encoding GrpB family protein: MEDTITIVEYDQSWAEAFESEKEALLSGLGAEAAAIEHVGSTAIPGQASKPVIDIFVGLTPLRPVAYYESRFDPASYTHIPTGMQGRYLFAKRTEGKWTHNVHLMMYDALFHTRNEILLRDYLRIHPELVTQYGAVKRAAALNASSMEAYTKEKTAFIQMVVDAARSELGLPLQNVWED; encoded by the coding sequence ATGGAGGATACCATCACCATTGTAGAATATGACCAGAGCTGGGCGGAAGCTTTTGAATCCGAAAAAGAAGCGCTTCTTTCGGGACTTGGTGCCGAAGCGGCAGCCATCGAGCATGTGGGGAGTACCGCGATTCCCGGGCAGGCATCCAAGCCGGTGATCGACATCTTTGTCGGTTTGACGCCGCTCCGGCCGGTCGCCTATTATGAATCAAGGTTTGATCCGGCTAGCTATACGCATATTCCAACCGGAATGCAGGGGAGATATTTATTTGCCAAGCGTACGGAAGGAAAGTGGACTCATAATGTTCACCTTATGATGTATGATGCGTTGTTCCATACGAGAAATGAAATTTTGCTGCGAGATTATTTGCGTATTCATCCGGAGCTTGTCACGCAGTACGGCGCAGTAAAAAGGGCGGCTGCCCTAAACGCAAGTTCCATGGAAGCCTATACGAAGGAGAAAACCGCTTTTATTCAGATGGTTGTGGATGCGGCCCGAAGCGAGCTGGGCCTTCCGCTGCAGAATGTGTGGGAAGATTAA
- a CDS encoding DUF3189 family protein: protein MIFIYNDYGGTHTTSLAAAYHLNKLPTHRQLTTDEILAVDYFNKLNTSDMGKLVFHGLDENGNPVYTLGRGSSKVVIPALKNLSLILQDKYQNSEPIVYSNTSPTVPLVMTIGGFLTKRLKLSFIGDPLLIAGAKRCCSNIRELVLHTKQTAASRSGTESVIVMENKNFSA, encoded by the coding sequence ATGATATTTATTTATAATGATTACGGTGGAACCCATACAACCTCGTTGGCAGCCGCGTATCATCTAAATAAATTACCCACGCATCGGCAGCTTACTACAGACGAGATTCTGGCGGTTGACTATTTCAATAAACTCAATACTTCCGACATGGGCAAACTCGTTTTCCACGGGCTGGATGAGAACGGGAATCCGGTATACACACTTGGAAGGGGCTCATCCAAAGTTGTCATTCCAGCTCTAAAAAATTTGAGCCTTATCCTTCAAGACAAATATCAGAACTCAGAGCCGATTGTATATTCCAATACTTCGCCTACCGTTCCATTGGTCATGACAATTGGGGGATTTTTAACTAAAAGATTAAAATTGAGTTTTATAGGCGATCCATTATTAATCGCAGGGGCGAAGCGGTGCTGCAGCAACATCCGTGAACTGGTTCTACATACCAAACAAACCGCAGCCTCGAGGTCTGGAACAGAGTCTGTAATCGTTATGGAGAACAAAAATTTCTCCGCATAG
- a CDS encoding Ger(x)C family spore germination protein — translation MKRITVLILLHIVIMLLLSGCWNRRELNDLAIAVAAGVDWEEGRYRLTVQVANPGQLTAKRSGGPQAPATLYTAEGDTIFEASRRMTQISPRKIYFSHLRMFLMDEAMAKEGIAKVLDLLSRDHEFRPDFYLVVTKGATAEETLKIMTSLETIPANKLYESLQISEKVWSPSMAVTLDELISDMTSSGKHPVLTGLIITGNRDIGKTKKNVENINTPSQLKYSGLAVFKRDKQIGWLNEKDSRGYRLITGHVKSSVDFIPCRRNDGKVIVETLRSETKLKGRMVQSRPQMDIRINMEGNIGSVECGGLDLSHPDTLRDLEVQMEERLTQSLEAVIAKVQTEHKVDIFGFGEAFRRAHPKAWKGMKDEWEDRYFPNLETHIQVDYKIRRTGTTNDSFLNDIKE, via the coding sequence ATGAAACGGATCACGGTGTTGATTCTCCTGCATATTGTCATCATGCTTCTTCTAAGCGGTTGCTGGAATCGCAGGGAATTGAACGATCTGGCCATAGCGGTAGCCGCTGGGGTGGACTGGGAGGAAGGCCGCTATCGTTTAACTGTCCAGGTTGCCAATCCCGGGCAGCTCACCGCCAAAAGAAGTGGAGGTCCCCAAGCGCCTGCTACATTGTATACGGCAGAAGGGGACACTATTTTTGAAGCCTCGCGGAGGATGACACAGATCAGTCCGCGGAAAATTTATTTTTCCCATTTACGGATGTTTCTTATGGATGAGGCAATGGCAAAGGAAGGGATTGCCAAAGTTCTGGACTTGCTATCCAGGGATCATGAATTTAGACCCGATTTCTACTTGGTTGTGACCAAAGGAGCAACGGCGGAGGAAACGTTGAAAATCATGACGTCCCTGGAAACCATCCCTGCAAATAAACTTTACGAATCGCTGCAAATCTCCGAGAAGGTATGGTCACCCAGCATGGCTGTAACACTGGATGAATTGATAAGCGATATGACCAGCAGCGGCAAACACCCCGTGCTTACAGGATTGATCATAACTGGGAATCGGGACATCGGAAAAACGAAGAAGAATGTAGAAAATATTAATACGCCAAGCCAATTGAAATATTCGGGGCTTGCCGTTTTCAAAAGGGACAAGCAGATTGGGTGGTTAAACGAGAAGGATAGCAGAGGGTATCGACTTATTACGGGGCACGTGAAAAGCTCTGTAGATTTCATACCTTGCCGGCGGAACGATGGCAAGGTTATTGTGGAGACGCTTAGGTCCGAAACGAAGCTGAAGGGAAGAATGGTCCAATCCCGTCCTCAAATGGATATCCGTATTAATATGGAGGGAAATATCGGCTCTGTAGAGTGCGGCGGCTTGGATCTGTCTCACCCTGATACCTTAAGAGACCTCGAAGTCCAAATGGAAGAAAGACTTACCCAAAGCTTAGAGGCGGTTATCGCTAAAGTACAAACGGAGCATAAAGTGGACATCTTCGGCTTCGGGGAAGCTTTTCGCCGTGCGCACCCGAAGGCGTGGAAAGGGATGAAGGACGAGTGGGAAGACCGATATTTTCCGAATCTCGAGACCCATATCCAGGTGGATTATAAAATCCGGCGTACAGGAACTACCAACGATTCATTTCTAAATGATATCAAGGAATGA
- a CDS encoding alcohol dehydrogenase catalytic domain-containing protein yields the protein MRAAKIYGTKDIRVEETAIPPLEAGKILLKVDYAGICGSDMHEYVAGTFPIRTQPVLGHEFSGTVVEVGEGVTTVEPGDQVAVEPLIACGHCSNCRRGMVNLCSNSGGSKRNHRRGSIR from the coding sequence ATGAGAGCAGCGAAAATATACGGAACTAAAGACATCAGGGTTGAAGAAACGGCCATTCCTCCTCTTGAAGCGGGAAAGATACTCCTCAAAGTGGATTATGCAGGCATATGCGGAAGCGACATGCATGAATATGTAGCGGGTACATTTCCAATCCGCACGCAGCCGGTTCTCGGACATGAATTCTCCGGTACGGTCGTTGAAGTAGGAGAAGGCGTAACCACTGTGGAGCCCGGTGATCAGGTGGCCGTTGAACCACTCATCGCTTGCGGCCATTGCTCCAATTGCCGAAGAGGAATGGTGAATCTGTGCTCGAACAGCGGCGGGAGCAAGCGAAATCATCGTCGTGGAAGTATCCGATGA
- a CDS encoding zinc-binding dehydrogenase gives MEVSDDRREKALELGATHVLNPVEVDAVARIKELTDGGVDVAFDAAGVQATFLSGVSAVRKGGEFKVVSLWEQPVTFSPNSFVKTEAKITGSYAYANLFPEVIRLLAGGIIDGNKVITSLIPLGDIVEKGFETLANDRKQCKILVDMHLS, from the coding sequence GTGGAAGTATCCGATGACCGCCGGGAGAAGGCGCTGGAGCTAGGTGCAACCCACGTACTTAACCCGGTTGAAGTCGATGCAGTTGCACGAATCAAGGAGCTGACGGACGGAGGAGTGGACGTAGCCTTTGATGCGGCGGGTGTGCAGGCTACATTCTTGAGCGGCGTAAGTGCGGTGAGAAAAGGCGGGGAATTCAAGGTTGTGAGTTTGTGGGAACAGCCGGTCACCTTTAGCCCGAACAGCTTTGTAAAGACCGAAGCCAAAATTACCGGTTCTTACGCTTACGCAAACCTGTTCCCCGAGGTGATTCGATTGCTCGCCGGAGGTATCATTGATGGGAACAAGGTCATCACAAGCCTCATACCGCTCGGCGATATTGTCGAGAAAGGCTTTGAAACATTGGCCAATGATCGAAAACAATGCAAAATTTTAGTTGATATGCACTTGTCCTAA
- a CDS encoding SDR family NAD(P)-dependent oxidoreductase, whose protein sequence is MDLGLTGKVVLITGGSRGIGLETAVTFALEGAKVAICARDEAQLKAAADHIRQAADIETLTIAADVTKPEDCIRAVNDTVQHYGQLDILVNNAGTAAARPFELIDDEQWASDLDLKLFGAIRFARAAVPHMRESGGGAIINVTTSWAKTPPASSMPSSVSRAAGQAMTKAMSHDLAKDQIRVNTVCIGTIRSAQLEARWKRESPELAWEQYARDPRHNIPLGRIGNTEEAAKVIVFMASDAASYVTGTSINIDGGSAPSL, encoded by the coding sequence ATGGACTTGGGACTGACAGGAAAAGTCGTGTTAATCACCGGAGGAAGCAGAGGGATAGGCCTTGAAACCGCGGTTACTTTTGCGTTGGAAGGGGCCAAGGTTGCGATTTGTGCACGGGATGAGGCGCAGTTAAAAGCTGCGGCAGACCATATCCGACAAGCAGCGGATATCGAAACGCTAACCATCGCAGCGGATGTTACGAAACCTGAGGATTGCATACGAGCGGTGAACGATACCGTGCAGCATTATGGACAGCTTGATATTCTGGTGAACAACGCCGGAACCGCCGCTGCCAGGCCATTTGAGCTGATCGACGACGAACAATGGGCATCGGATCTGGATCTCAAGCTGTTTGGCGCGATTCGATTTGCCCGTGCAGCTGTCCCTCATATGAGAGAGTCCGGCGGGGGTGCGATTATTAATGTCACGACATCCTGGGCCAAAACGCCGCCGGCCTCATCCATGCCAAGCAGCGTCAGCCGCGCTGCAGGGCAAGCCATGACCAAGGCCATGAGTCACGATTTGGCGAAAGACCAGATCCGGGTAAACACCGTATGCATCGGAACGATACGCAGTGCACAGCTTGAAGCGCGTTGGAAACGTGAATCACCGGAACTCGCTTGGGAACAGTATGCCCGGGACCCGCGCCATAACATTCCGCTCGGACGTATTGGAAACACGGAAGAAGCGGCAAAGGTTATCGTATTTATGGCATCCGATGCTGCTTCCTATGTTACAGGCACTTCCATCAATATTGACGGGGGTTCAGCTCCGTCTTTGTAA
- a CDS encoding TetR/AcrR family transcriptional regulator yields the protein MVNEEQVQNQEKDVKQKILEAAKKLFAGKGFEGTSVREICDEAGVALALVSYHFGGKDKLLYALFEPLNEHFAKLSFNLAEPINALEAFIRGFVAYRYDNEELIHILQQEMMMQSPRLKMLSNAYYPSWVHLRAILEAGKSQGVFQFESIVYAVHFVMGVVIFSRQNPFLEPVFGDLPPAEDNAAQAAEHIIRLVLNGLHSS from the coding sequence ATGGTAAACGAAGAACAGGTACAAAATCAGGAAAAGGACGTAAAGCAGAAGATTTTAGAGGCAGCGAAGAAGCTGTTTGCCGGAAAAGGTTTTGAAGGCACCAGCGTCAGGGAAATTTGCGACGAAGCAGGCGTTGCATTAGCGCTGGTATCCTACCATTTCGGAGGAAAGGACAAGCTGCTCTATGCTTTGTTCGAACCGCTTAATGAACATTTTGCGAAGCTGTCCTTCAACTTGGCGGAGCCAATCAACGCGCTTGAAGCGTTTATCCGTGGTTTTGTTGCATACCGTTACGATAACGAAGAGTTGATTCATATCCTGCAGCAGGAAATGATGATGCAAAGTCCCCGGCTCAAGATGCTTTCGAATGCCTATTATCCTTCTTGGGTACATCTAAGAGCCATACTGGAAGCAGGGAAGAGCCAAGGCGTGTTTCAGTTCGAATCGATTGTGTACGCCGTCCATTTTGTGATGGGGGTCGTTATCTTTTCCAGACAGAACCCGTTCCTCGAGCCAGTGTTCGGCGATTTGCCCCCTGCGGAGGACAACGCCGCGCAGGCAGCTGAGCATATTATTCGTCTTGTCTTGAACGGTTTGCATTCATCGTGA
- the treR gene encoding trehalose operon repressor, which translates to MTNNIYWTLYKDYADKIETGTLQPGSKLPSENELAATYQITRETVRKGLNLLAQNGYIHKVKGKGSFVLDTGRMNFPVTGLVSYKELAERLGRKSRTIVYETDCVPAGDGIARELQIRPDRLVWRVIRAREIEGERIILDIDYLLADIVTGLTRDITGDSIYQYLEQELHLKISYSKKMISVERVTTMDQSYMDLGNDTHVVVVRGYVHLEDTTLFQYTESRHRLDKFQFVDFARRETNHDFGEQ; encoded by the coding sequence ATGACGAACAACATTTATTGGACGCTATACAAAGATTATGCCGACAAAATCGAAACCGGCACTCTGCAGCCCGGCAGCAAGCTGCCCTCGGAAAACGAGCTTGCGGCAACCTATCAAATCACTAGGGAAACGGTACGCAAGGGACTCAATTTGCTGGCTCAAAACGGTTATATTCACAAGGTAAAAGGCAAAGGTTCTTTTGTGCTGGATACAGGCAGAATGAACTTCCCGGTAACGGGGCTCGTCAGTTATAAAGAGCTAGCGGAACGGCTAGGCCGAAAGAGCCGAACGATTGTATATGAGACGGATTGTGTTCCGGCCGGAGACGGAATTGCAAGGGAGCTTCAAATTCGTCCGGATCGGCTTGTATGGAGGGTCATCCGTGCCAGGGAAATCGAAGGTGAGCGCATCATTCTTGATATCGATTATTTGCTTGCCGACATCGTAACGGGTCTAACGAGAGATATTACCGGCGATTCTATCTATCAATACCTGGAGCAGGAGCTCCATTTGAAAATCAGCTACTCGAAAAAAATGATCTCCGTTGAACGAGTTACTACGATGGACCAGTCCTATATGGATCTTGGAAACGATACTCATGTCGTCGTAGTCCGGGGCTACGTTCATCTGGAAGATACCACGCTCTTCCAGTATACGGAATCGAGGCATCGATTGGATAAATTTCAGTTCGTTGATTTTGCAAGAAGAGAAACCAATCATGATTTTGGAGAGCAATAG